Genomic window (Candidatus Binatia bacterium):
GCCGCTGGGTCGGGGACAGCGCGTGGGCGCCGCTGTTCACGTTCAGCCCTACAGCGCTGGCCATGATGATCATCGCGTATGGGTTGGCCGCATCGGTGCTGCCGGTGTGGTTGCTACTGGCCCCACGCGATTACCTGAGCGCCTTCATCAAGATCGGCACCATCCTGGCCTTGGCGTTGGGCATCCTGGTGTATCTGCCCCCGGTTCAACTGCCACCCCTGACCCGTTTCACCGACGGCACCGGACCGATATTCGCCGGCAAGATTTTTCCGTTTGCCTTCATCACCATTGCCTGCGGTGCCGTCTCCGGCTTTCACGCGCTGGTATCGTCCGGTACGACCCCGAAGCTGCTGCAGCGCGAGTCGGATGCCCGTATGATCGGCTACGGCGCCATGCTGATGGAGTCGTTCGTCGCCATCATGGCTATGGTCGCGGCCGCCGTGCTCCAGCCTGGCGTGTACTTCGCGGTCAATAGCCCGGCCGGCGTCGTCGGGGCCTCGGCTGAGGACGCAACCCGGACCATTTCCGCATGGGGATTCCCGGTCACTCCGGCCGATATGGAAAAGCTGGCTGCCGATGTGGGCGAGCACAGCCTGTTGGCGCGGACGGGCGGGGCGCCGTCGCTGGCGGTGGGCATGGCGCACATTTTCGCCAACACGCTCGGCGGCAGGAGTGTTATGGCGATTTGGTACCACTTCGCTATTATGTTCGAGGCGCTGTTTATCCTCACTACTATGGATGCAGGTACGCGGGTCGGACGGTTTATGCTACAGGACTTCCTGGGCCATTTGTGGGAGCCCCTCGGACGCACGAGCTGGTATCCGAGCGTGCTCATCTCCAGCGCCGGGATGGTAGGAGCGTGGGGGTATTTTCTGTACCAAGGGGTGGTCGATCCGTTGGGCGGTATCAATAGCCTGTGGCCGTTGTTCGGCATTTCAAACCAGCTCTTGGCGGTAATCGCGCTGGCCGTGGCGACCACGCTGATCGTGAAGTCCGGGCGCGCGCGGTATGTCTGGGCCACACTGGGGCCGCTGCTCTGGCTGCTGTCCATCACCCTGAGCGCGGGATACGAGAAGATCTTCAGCCCGGAGGTCCGGATTGGTTTCCTGGCGCACGCCGCGCAGTTGGAGAGTCGGATTGCTGCCGGACAGGTTGCCGCCGCCAAGATCGCTGAGACGCGCGCGGCGATTTTCAATGACCGGCTTGACGCCGCCGTCACGGCATTGTTCATGGCCCTGGTGGCGGTGATTGTGGTGGACTCGGTTCGGGAGTGGTATCGCGTGTTGAGCGCCGGCCGTAGCGGCATGGTACAACCACGCCTGGCGGTGACGGGGTAAGGAGAGTTGATGCGTCGATACTGGGGAAAGGTCGCTACTGCCGTGCGCGCCGTAATCCACGAGTGGGCCGGTGACACGGAGTATGAGCGCTACGTCCACCGCTGCGTTCAGCGCAACGAGCCGCCAGTGGACCGCGGACGGTTTTTCGCCCAGCGCCTCGAAGAGCGTTACGGGAGGCTCACCCGCTGCTGTTGACCCGGGCAAGCGGTAGGTGCAGCCTCGTCTTCGCGCAGAATCGAAGAGATCGGAATGGACTTGACGGTGATCAAGCTCGAACGGCACGACCGGGTGCTGCACATAGTGCTCAATCGTCCGCAACGGCTCAACGCCATCAACCGCGAGATGCCGCGCGAGTTGGAGGAGGCGGTGGCACAGGCAAATGCCGACAGCGCCGTCCGGGTGATTGTGCTGCGCGGGGAGGGCCGGGCCTTCTGCGCCGGCTACGACCTCGACTGGGGCACCCGCCTGGAACACGAAATCCAAGCCGACGCCGACTGGGATCCGGTGCGCGACTTTGTTGCGATGTCGGAGAACCTGCGCTGCTTCATGAGCCTGTGGCACAGCCGCAAGCCGGTCATCGCGCAGGTCCACGGCTGGTGTGTCGGCGGGGGGACGGATTTGGTCCTGTGCGCCGATCTGATCATGGCCGCCGCGGACGCGCAGATGGGTTACCCGCCGGCTCGGGTATGGGGATCACCGACGTCGGCCCTGTGGGCCTATCGCCTCGGGATGGAACACGCTAAGCGTCTATTGCTGACGGGTGACCCGGTGGACGGTCACACCGCCGAGCGTATTGGGTTGATTCACCGCGCCGTGCCCGAGGATCGGCTGGCCACTGAAGTCGAGGCCTTGGCTAATCGAATGGCGCTGTTACCGGTGAATCAGCTGGTAATGATGAAACTGTTGGTCAATCAAGCATACGAGAATATGGGGCTGCGTACCGGCCAGATGATCGGCACCCTGTTTGATGGGATTGCCCGCCACACTCCAGAGGGAATTGCTTGGCGCGAACTGGCGCTGCAACAGGGAGTGAAGGCGGCTTTGACCGAGCGCGACGGACGGTTCGACGACTACGGCGCTCGGAAGAAGTAACGCACGCTGATCCTACCTAGCGACGAGGAAGAGTAGAAGAGATTTCAATGGCAAAGACGATGCTCATCAACATGACGCATGCGGAGGAGAGCCGGGTCGGCATCGTGACCGACGGCGTCCTCAGCTCATTCGAGATCGAATCCGCCAGTCGGGAACACCTCAAGGGCAACATTTACAAGGGGGTGGTGCACCGCATCCACCCGGCGCTCGAGGCGGCCTTCGTCGACATCGGCGCGAATCGCGACGCCTTTCTCCCGCTCGATGAGATTTGCTTCCGCAATCTCCCCGGGCTCACCCGCGACAGCGGCAACGGCGCGGAGGGGCGGCACCGGCTGCGGATCAAGGAGGTCCTGAAGCCCGGCCAGGAAGTCCTGGTGCAAATCGTGAAGGAGGAGTTTGCCAACAAACCGCCGACGTTGAGCACCTTCTATTCACTACCAGGCCGCTATCTCGTGCTGCTGCCCGGGTCGGACGAGGCCGGGATCTCGCGCAAGATCGAAGGCGCGGAACGCAGCCATCTGCGTGAGCTGATCGAGAAGCTGCAGCCGCCCGAAGGCTTCGGCATCATCGTCCGCACCGCCGCCGTTTTCGACCAGGGCTCGCGCGAGTTGCAGCGCGACCTGCACTACCTGCTGCGCCTGTGGGAGACGATCCAGCAAGCCGCGACCTCGAAGACCGCGCCGGCCCTGGTGTATCGCGAGCACGACGTGGTGTTGCGCAATATCCGGGACTACTTCACTCCCGACATCGACGAGATCTACGTCGACAACGAAGAGGTCCACCAGCGCGCCAGCGAGTTCCTGCATGACGTCATGCCGGGCAAAGAGGACGTCTTGCATCTCTACAAGGGCGACAAGCCGATCTTCTCGCATTTCAACGTCGAAACGCAGATCGAGTCGATTTATAAGCGCCGCGTACCGCTGAAATCGGGGGGCAGCATCGTCATCGACGGCACCGAAGCCCTCACCGCCATCGACGTGAACTCGGGAAGATCGGTGCGCGGTGGCAGTCAGGAAGAAACCGCGTTTCGGACCAACGTCGAAGCGGCGACGGAAATTGCCCGCCAGCTGCGCCTGCGCGACCTCGGCGGGTTGATCGTCATCGATTTCATCGACATGCGCAATGCGCAGCACATCGCGGATGTCGAGAAGACTTTCCGCGAAGCCATGCGCGAGGACAAGGCGCGGCATGAAACCGGGCGCATCTCGCATTTCGGCTTGCTCGAGGTGTCCCGCCAGCGCCTGCGTCCGGCCGCCGCAGCCGCTTCGTATGGCGCCTGCCCGATGTGCGAGGGGCATGGCCTGGTGCGCACCACGGAATCCGCAGCCCTGGTTGCCTTGCGCAAGATTCATAACCGCGTCGCACAAGGGGATACGGCGGCGCTGCGGGCGTCGCTGCCGCCCGAGGTCGCGATCTACTTGCTGAATCAGAAGCGGGACGACCTGGCCCAGCTGGAACGGCGGTACGCTACACGGATCCAGGTGGCGCTCGAGGACGGCTTGATGCCGCACCAGCTGGAAATGGAGGTGCGGACACGCCTGGAGGCCGGGCAGGCGAAGCTGCCTCCTTCACGCGTCGGTGGGATTGCCGCCGCGGAGGCTGCACCCGCAGCCGTCGAGATTGCCGCCGCGGAGGCTGCGCCCGCAGCCGTCGAGAACGGAGGGGCCGTTGCCGTAGCGGCTCCGGCACCGGGGCCCGGTGCTAAAGTTGAGGGTGAAACCCCGCAGCCGGGTAAACGCCGGCGCCGCCGGCGCGGCCGCCGCCGCGGTCGTGGCCGACAAGCCGCTGCAGCAATCGGCGAGGCTTTGGCTGCGATTGGCCAGCAGACATCGCTGACCAGGGAACCGGCGGAAGAGATGGAAGCGGCGGAAGCGGGTACCGTGGCGTTTGGCGAAGCAGAGACCCCGCCCAGCGCCGCAGGGGAAGGCGTACAGGCCGCCGAGGTCGAAGTCGGTGCAAGCGAGGCCGGTCCAGGCGTGGGCATATCGGCGGGACCAGAAGTGCCAGCCGCAGAGGAAGCGTCTTCTGCCGAGATGCCGCTCAGTGAGTCGGCAGAGCAGCCAGCACCCGCCAAGCCGCGCGCCCGGCGTACCCGCGCCGGTACCACCCGGCGGGGCGGACGAGGAGGCCGTCGGCGGACAAAGGCTGCCGCCGAGAAGCCGCCGGTGACTGCAGCGGCGGTGCCGGCAGTCGCGGCAGCGGTGAAGCAAGGGGCCGGCGCGGCGCGAGCGACTCCTAAGGCGGGAACGGCACGCCGAAGGACACCGCCCAAGCGCAGTCCAGCCCCGCGCCGAAGAACGCGCTCCAAGCCGACGAAGAGCGAGGCGTAAGCTTGCCGAGCAGCGTATCGCTTATGGCGGCTCGCCTATCGTCCGGAACCACGAGCGCTACGCCATATGCCAGTGCTGTACAGTCGTGGAGCCGGGAAATTTGCGTCCACCCGGCAAATACTTTATGGTGCGTCAACCTTATTCCGACGTGATGGCGGGGCTTCGCACGGCATGAACTGCCACTGGCGCATGAGCGTACGGTAACTCGATGGACGCACAAGATTTCCCTCGAATTAAGCGCCTCCCACCCTACGTCTTCAACATCGTCGGAGACCTCAAGCAGAAGGCTCGCCGCGCTGGGGAAGACATCATCGACTTCGGCATGGGCAACCCCGATGGTCCAACACCGCCGCACGTAGTGGCCAAGCTGATCGAGGCAGCCTCGAAACCCATCAACCACCGTTATTCCGTTTCCAAAGGAATTTACAAACTCCGCCTGGCGATCACCGCTTGGTACAAGCGCCGCTACGATGTTGATCTCGATCCCGACACCGAGGCGGTGGCTACGATCGGCTCCAAAGAGGGGCTGGCCCATCTCGCCCTTGCCATCATCGGTCCGGGCGACGTGGTGTTCTGTCCCAGCCCGACGTATCCGATTCACCAGTACTCGGTCATCATCGCCGGAGGGGACCTGCGCAGCATCCCCTTGATTCCGGGCGAAGATTTCTTCGCCCATTTGGTGGAGGCCATGCGCCAGACTTGGCCGCGGCCGAAGTTGCTCATTTTGAACTTCCCCCACAATCCGACGACCGAAGTGGTGGACCTCAATTTCTTTCAGAAGATCGTCGATTTCGCCCGCGAGCACTCGCTGATGGTGATCCATGACCTGGCGTACGCCGACCTGTGCTTCGACGGGTATGAACCCCCGAGCTTCCTGCAGGTGCCCGGAGCGAAGGACCTGGGGGTCGAGTTCTATACCCTGTCGAAGAGCTACAACATGCCCGGTTGGCGTGTTGGGTTTGCCGTCGGCAACCCCGCCATGATCGGCGCGTTGGCGCGGATCAAGAGCTACCTGGACTACGGGATTTTTCAGCCCATTCAGATCGCCGCCATCCAGGCCCTCAATGGACCGCAGGATATTGTCGAAGAGATCCGCCAGGAGTATCAGTCTCGACGTGATGTCCTGGTGAACGGGCTCCGCCGGGTCGGCTGGGACATGCCGAAGCCCAAGGCGACGATGTTCGTGTGGGCGCCCATCCCGGCGCCGTTCCAGGAGATGGGATCGTTGGAGTTTTCGACCTTTTTGCTGCGGGAGGCGAAAGTCGCCGTGTCTCCCGGCATCGGTTTCGGCGAGTACGGCGACCAGTACGTCCGCTTCGCCTTGATCGAGAACGAGCACCGTACGCGGCAGGCCATCCGCGGTATTCGCCGGGCACTCAGCCAAGCGAAGCCAGCAACAATCCGCCAAGTGGGTTGAAGGAGGACGTGTGGGTCGGGAAGTCCGGGTTGGATTGATCGGCTTCGGCACGATCGGCACCGGAGTGATCAAACTCCTCCAACGCCAACAGGCGCAGATCCGCGCCCGTCTCGGCGCCCGGCTGACCCTGGCCGGGGTGGCCGACATCGACCTGCAAAGCTACCGTGGTGTGCGGGTCGATCGGAAGCTGCTCACCAGTGACGCCACGGCGCTGCTCGATGACCCGACCATCGATATCGTGATCGAGCTGATGGGGGGCTACGACCTGGCGCGGCGCTTCGTGCTCCGCGCCATCAAGAACGGGAAGAGCGTGGTGACCGCCAACAAGGCATTGTTGGCGGTGCACGGTGCGGAACTGTTCGGCGCCGTCGAGAAGGCCGGTGTCGATATCGGCTACGAAGCCAGCGTCGGTGGCGGTATTCCCATCATCCGGATATTGAGGGAAGGGCTGGCAGGAGACCGCAACCGTGCCATCTACGGCATCGTCAACGGCACCTCGAACTACATCCTCAGTACGATGACGCAGCGGGGAGGAGAGTTCGCCGCCGTGCTCGGTGAGGCCCAGCAGCAGGGGCTGGCCGAGGCCGATCCGACCTACGACGTCGACGGCATCGATGCGGCGCACAAGCTGACGTTGCTCATCCAGCTGGCCTTCGGCACCACGGCGCGCTTCGCCGACGTTCCGGTCGAAGGTATCCGCCACATCAGTCAGCACGACATCGGGTTTGCGCGGGAGTTCGGTTACGTGATCAAGCTGCTGGCCATTGCCAAGCAGGACGGACGGCAGATCGAGGCGCGCGTGCATCCCACCATGGTGCCTGGCAAGCACCTGCTGGCCGGGGTCAACGGCGCCTACAACGCCATCTTCGTGCAAGGCGAAGCGCTGGGCGACACGATGTACTTTGGCCTAGGAGCCGGCATGATGCCGACGGCGACCGCGGTGCTGGCCGACGTCATGGAAGTTGCGCGGAATCTGTTGTGCGGCAGCCGAGGACGGATCGCGCCGCTGGGGTATCCGCTCGCACGGCAGCGGCAGGTGCCGCTGAAGCCGATGGATGACCTGATCAGCGAATACTACCTGCGCTTCATGGTGGTCGACCGGCCCGGTGTGCTGGCGAAAATATCCGGCATCCTCGGGCGGCATCACATCTCCATTGCCTCGGTGATTCAGCGGGAGCGCGAGCACGGAGCGAGTGTGCCGATTGTCATCCGCACCCATCAAGCGCGGGAGCGCGACCTGCGCCGTGCCCTCCAGTTGATCGACCGCCTGGCCGTGGTGCGCACCAAGTCCGTCCTCATTCGTATCGAGGACAGCCTCGGCCAATAAGTCAGGGCTTCTGGCTGCTCGCATTGGTTATCGAGCCCTGCGCCAATGATACACCGGCAGATGGGCCGTGCGGCGCGGGCGGCAGCCCGGCGGTGTCCTGCAGGCTCGGGACACAATGAGAGAGAAGGAGGACAAACTCAATGAGTGCAGACAAGTCGGCAATACCTGGACTGGGAACACTGGCAGTGCATGCCGGCCAGGAGAAGGATCCGACGACCAATGCCCGGGCGGTGCCGATCTACGCCACGGCGTCATACCTGTTCGATTCCACCGAGCACGCCGCGAACCTGTTCGCCTTGAAGGAGTTCGGGAACATTTACACCCGGCTGATGAACCCGACCAACGACGTGCTCGAGAAGCGCCTTGCCGCACTTGACGGCGGCGCCGCGGGGCTGGCCTTTGCGTCGGGCCAGGCGGCGATCACCGCCGCCCTGCTGACGATCTGTCATAGCGGTCATAACTTCATCTCGGCCACCAGCCTGTACGGTGGCACCTGGACCCTGTTCACGCAGACCCTGAGCAAGCTCGGGATCGAGGTGCGCTTCTTCGATGCGCACGAGCCGGAAAAAATTGCACAGCTTGCAGACAAGAACACCCGTGCCGTCTATTTCGAAAGCCTGGGCAACCCGAAGAACGATGTGCCGGATTTCCAGCGCATCGCCGATACCGCGCACGCCTTGGGTCTGCCGGTCATCTGCGACAACACCGTCCTGACGCCGATCCTGCTGCGTCCGA
Coding sequences:
- a CDS encoding ribonuclease E/G yields the protein MAKTMLINMTHAEESRVGIVTDGVLSSFEIESASREHLKGNIYKGVVHRIHPALEAAFVDIGANRDAFLPLDEICFRNLPGLTRDSGNGAEGRHRLRIKEVLKPGQEVLVQIVKEEFANKPPTLSTFYSLPGRYLVLLPGSDEAGISRKIEGAERSHLRELIEKLQPPEGFGIIVRTAAVFDQGSRELQRDLHYLLRLWETIQQAATSKTAPALVYREHDVVLRNIRDYFTPDIDEIYVDNEEVHQRASEFLHDVMPGKEDVLHLYKGDKPIFSHFNVETQIESIYKRRVPLKSGGSIVIDGTEALTAIDVNSGRSVRGGSQEETAFRTNVEAATEIARQLRLRDLGGLIVIDFIDMRNAQHIADVEKTFREAMREDKARHETGRISHFGLLEVSRQRLRPAAAAASYGACPMCEGHGLVRTTESAALVALRKIHNRVAQGDTAALRASLPPEVAIYLLNQKRDDLAQLERRYATRIQVALEDGLMPHQLEMEVRTRLEAGQAKLPPSRVGGIAAAEAAPAAVEIAAAEAAPAAVENGGAVAVAAPAPGPGAKVEGETPQPGKRRRRRRGRRRGRGRQAAAAIGEALAAIGQQTSLTREPAEEMEAAEAGTVAFGEAETPPSAAGEGVQAAEVEVGASEAGPGVGISAGPEVPAAEEASSAEMPLSESAEQPAPAKPRARRTRAGTTRRGGRGGRRRTKAAAEKPPVTAAAVPAVAAAVKQGAGAARATPKAGTARRRTPPKRSPAPRRRTRSKPTKSEA
- the alaC gene encoding alanine transaminase, with product MDAQDFPRIKRLPPYVFNIVGDLKQKARRAGEDIIDFGMGNPDGPTPPHVVAKLIEAASKPINHRYSVSKGIYKLRLAITAWYKRRYDVDLDPDTEAVATIGSKEGLAHLALAIIGPGDVVFCPSPTYPIHQYSVIIAGGDLRSIPLIPGEDFFAHLVEAMRQTWPRPKLLILNFPHNPTTEVVDLNFFQKIVDFAREHSLMVIHDLAYADLCFDGYEPPSFLQVPGAKDLGVEFYTLSKSYNMPGWRVGFAVGNPAMIGALARIKSYLDYGIFQPIQIAAIQALNGPQDIVEEIRQEYQSRRDVLVNGLRRVGWDMPKPKATMFVWAPIPAPFQEMGSLEFSTFLLREAKVAVSPGIGFGEYGDQYVRFALIENEHRTRQAIRGIRRALSQAKPATIRQVG
- a CDS encoding CstA-like transporter-associated (seleno)protein, translated to MRRYWGKVATAVRAVIHEWAGDTEYERYVHRCVQRNEPPVDRGRFFAQRLEERYGRLTRCC
- a CDS encoding crotonase/enoyl-CoA hydratase family protein — translated: MDLTVIKLERHDRVLHIVLNRPQRLNAINREMPRELEEAVAQANADSAVRVIVLRGEGRAFCAGYDLDWGTRLEHEIQADADWDPVRDFVAMSENLRCFMSLWHSRKPVIAQVHGWCVGGGTDLVLCADLIMAAADAQMGYPPARVWGSPTSALWAYRLGMEHAKRLLLTGDPVDGHTAERIGLIHRAVPEDRLATEVEALANRMALLPVNQLVMMKLLVNQAYENMGLRTGQMIGTLFDGIARHTPEGIAWRELALQQGVKAALTERDGRFDDYGARKK
- a CDS encoding homoserine dehydrogenase, with amino-acid sequence MGREVRVGLIGFGTIGTGVIKLLQRQQAQIRARLGARLTLAGVADIDLQSYRGVRVDRKLLTSDATALLDDPTIDIVIELMGGYDLARRFVLRAIKNGKSVVTANKALLAVHGAELFGAVEKAGVDIGYEASVGGGIPIIRILREGLAGDRNRAIYGIVNGTSNYILSTMTQRGGEFAAVLGEAQQQGLAEADPTYDVDGIDAAHKLTLLIQLAFGTTARFADVPVEGIRHISQHDIGFAREFGYVIKLLAIAKQDGRQIEARVHPTMVPGKHLLAGVNGAYNAIFVQGEALGDTMYFGLGAGMMPTATAVLADVMEVARNLLCGSRGRIAPLGYPLARQRQVPLKPMDDLISEYYLRFMVVDRPGVLAKISGILGRHHISIASVIQREREHGASVPIVIRTHQARERDLRRALQLIDRLAVVRTKSVLIRIEDSLGQ
- a CDS encoding carbon starvation CstA family protein, translated to MGVLRSAVWAVVALAGATALGMIALVRGEHISVAWLLIAAIATYAVGYRFYSKFLAARVLMLDDLRVTPAERINDGRDFVPTHRWVVFGHHFAAIAGPGPLIGPTLCAQFGYLPGTLWIILGAVLGGAVQDFLILTGSLRRDGKSLGQMAREEIGVCGGFAALAGVLLIMVILMAVLGLVIVNALKGSPWGTFTVGATIPIALLMGWYMRFIRPGRVAEATVWGLALVLLAVVGGRWVGDSAWAPLFTFSPTALAMMIIAYGLAASVLPVWLLLAPRDYLSAFIKIGTILALALGILVYLPPVQLPPLTRFTDGTGPIFAGKIFPFAFITIACGAVSGFHALVSSGTTPKLLQRESDARMIGYGAMLMESFVAIMAMVAAAVLQPGVYFAVNSPAGVVGASAEDATRTISAWGFPVTPADMEKLAADVGEHSLLARTGGAPSLAVGMAHIFANTLGGRSVMAIWYHFAIMFEALFILTTMDAGTRVGRFMLQDFLGHLWEPLGRTSWYPSVLISSAGMVGAWGYFLYQGVVDPLGGINSLWPLFGISNQLLAVIALAVATTLIVKSGRARYVWATLGPLLWLLSITLSAGYEKIFSPEVRIGFLAHAAQLESRIAAGQVAAAKIAETRAAIFNDRLDAAVTALFMALVAVIVVDSVREWYRVLSAGRSGMVQPRLAVTG